A single Klebsiella variicola DNA region contains:
- a CDS encoding LysR family transcriptional regulator, with the protein MDIKQLKYLIALDQTRHFGQAAAACHITQPTLSMRIRNLEEELNLTLIQRGQRFEGFTPEGERILAWARAVLAAHDGLAAEAAICRGQMVGQLRVGMVPLASLNPMQLIKPLAEKYPALQFSLLSMTSEQIIDGVSRNQLDLGICYLQHLDQRLFKVARLPQTRMGLLHDKRHFDFSGATPGWEALATLPLGFLTKGMYYRESIEISFKAKGLTPKYVFESDSTFQIIQAVQAGICCAIMPLNNGLEALSDNLDILPIAETQVDSQLALIMRQQEPVSTLAEKCFAEAQGIFG; encoded by the coding sequence ATGGATATTAAGCAACTCAAGTATTTGATCGCGCTCGATCAGACGCGCCATTTTGGCCAGGCGGCGGCGGCCTGCCATATTACTCAGCCGACCCTCTCCATGCGCATTCGTAATCTGGAAGAGGAGCTGAACCTGACGCTTATTCAGCGCGGCCAGCGCTTTGAGGGGTTTACCCCGGAAGGTGAGCGGATCCTGGCCTGGGCGCGGGCGGTGCTGGCTGCCCATGATGGTCTGGCGGCAGAGGCGGCGATCTGTCGCGGGCAGATGGTCGGTCAGCTGCGGGTCGGCATGGTGCCGCTGGCGAGCCTGAACCCGATGCAGCTGATTAAACCGCTGGCGGAGAAATACCCGGCGCTGCAGTTCAGCCTGCTGTCGATGACCTCGGAGCAGATTATCGATGGCGTCAGCCGTAACCAGTTGGATCTGGGCATTTGCTATCTGCAGCATCTGGACCAGCGCCTGTTTAAGGTCGCCCGGTTGCCGCAAACCCGGATGGGGCTCCTGCATGATAAACGCCATTTCGACTTCAGCGGTGCGACGCCGGGGTGGGAGGCGCTGGCGACGTTGCCCCTCGGTTTTCTGACCAAGGGAATGTACTACCGGGAATCCATTGAAATCAGCTTTAAGGCTAAAGGGCTAACGCCGAAGTATGTTTTTGAAAGCGATTCGACGTTTCAGATTATCCAGGCGGTGCAGGCGGGGATCTGCTGCGCGATTATGCCGCTCAACAACGGCCTCGAAGCGCTGAGCGATAATCTTGACATTCTGCCGATCGCCGAAACCCAGGTCGATTCACAGCTGGCGCTCATTATGCGCCAGCAGGAGCCGGTATCAACCCTGGCGGAAAAATGCTTCGCCGAGGCGCAGGGGATTTTTGGCTGA
- the zapE gene encoding cell division protein ZapE: MLKEGCMASYSDQPEMATEFRFTRVMAEQAARARLTLDDDQLSLIARLDALGQQLLSAAGTPQGLYVWGRTGRGKSFILDHFFASLPLAARRRVHFHHFFRELHQRLNAPGAPDLQAVMRQMTSGCRLLCFDEFHLHDPGDAMLIKVLLEHLFQRGIVLLATSNYPPEMLLPNPLYHDRFLPSIALIRAHLAVVALNGEEDYRQRHLSVDNAFCSGRMWVNPNAQQRQLYDLPSLSAEPVSLTVGYRTLLATTASSTLLHFTFAQLCQAATAVMDYLMLSESYTVWLLDEVPPLATVGQAAQQRFINVIDVLYEKQIRLLLVTCCDLETLVAGVELEDIQRTRSRLQQLPRAV; the protein is encoded by the coding sequence ATGTTAAAAGAGGGATGTATGGCGTCGTATTCAGATCAGCCAGAGATGGCGACTGAGTTTCGCTTTACCCGTGTGATGGCCGAGCAGGCGGCGCGGGCGCGTCTGACGCTCGATGACGATCAGCTGTCGCTGATCGCTCGCCTGGATGCTCTGGGCCAGCAGCTGTTGTCCGCGGCTGGTACGCCGCAGGGGCTGTACGTCTGGGGGCGGACCGGGCGGGGGAAAAGTTTTATCCTCGACCACTTTTTTGCCAGCCTGCCGCTCGCCGCCCGGCGGCGGGTCCATTTTCATCACTTCTTCCGCGAGCTACATCAGCGGCTGAATGCTCCCGGCGCGCCCGACCTGCAGGCGGTGATGAGGCAGATGACTTCCGGCTGTCGCCTGCTGTGCTTCGACGAATTTCATCTTCACGACCCTGGCGACGCGATGCTGATCAAGGTCTTACTGGAGCATCTCTTTCAGCGCGGCATTGTGCTGTTGGCGACGTCAAACTATCCACCGGAGATGCTGCTGCCCAATCCGCTGTATCACGATCGTTTTTTACCGTCGATCGCGCTGATCCGCGCCCACCTGGCGGTCGTCGCGCTGAACGGTGAGGAGGATTATCGCCAGCGTCATCTGAGCGTCGATAATGCCTTCTGCAGCGGGCGGATGTGGGTTAATCCGAATGCACAACAGCGTCAGCTGTATGACCTGCCGTCGCTGTCTGCCGAACCGGTTTCGCTGACGGTAGGTTATCGCACCCTGCTGGCTACCACGGCGTCATCCACTCTGCTCCACTTCACCTTTGCCCAACTCTGTCAGGCCGCCACGGCGGTGATGGACTATCTGATGCTCAGCGAAAGCTATACGGTCTGGTTACTGGATGAGGTGCCGCCGCTGGCTACGGTGGGGCAAGCGGCCCAGCAGCGCTTTATCAACGTGATCGATGTGCTGTATGAAAAGCAGATCCGCCTGCTGCTGGTAACCTGCTGCGATCTGGAGACGCTGGTGGCCGGGGTGGAACTGGAGGATATTCAGCGTACGCGGAGTCGCCTGCAACAGTTGCCGCGGGCGGTATAA
- a CDS encoding FdhF/YdeP family oxidoreductase, translated as MTNKRRAVPGVHPYDGPAGGWGALKATAIAVRTQMDAFEAPATLLRTNQPDGFDCPGCAWPDKEHKSTFQFCENGAKAVTWEATTKRVTPAFLAANTVTSLLAKSDFELEGYGRLTHPLVYDRASDTLRPVAWEQAFSRIGEILRGLQPDEVEFYTSGRASNEAAWLFQLYAREYGTNNFPDCSNMCHESTSVGLPQSIGIGKGTVSLDDFDQTELVISIGHNPGTNHPRMMGTLHELSRRGVPIIVFNPLRERALERFADPQNVMEMATRRSTPIASTYYQVRAGGDAAALKGIAKALLQLEEEQGNVLDHGFITQHTQGFSAFAEDLHATRWQDIEQESGLTRESLTQVAVAYAKSRATIVTYGMGITQHNKGTSNVRLIADLLLMRGNIGKPGAGICPLRGHSNVQGNRTVGISEKPSAAFLDSLQRVMGITPPRHHGHDAVKALEAMIAGDAKALICLGGNFAVAMPDHERAFPAMRGLELSVHVGTKLNRSHLLTAKETFILPCLGRTELDLQASGRQSITVEDSMSMVHASSGKLKPASPTLRSEPAIVAGLAKATLPASKVDWLYLVEDYDRIRDLIEQTIPGFEEYNQRIRHPGGFRMPLPPTERIWPTATGKAMFSVFKGVHENVVVEGEDVMRLVTLRSHDQYNTTIYAMDDRYRGVFGRRDVLFMNEQDMAAQGLEHGDRVDIHTALPDSELTLEDITVVAYGIAPGTVGAYYPEANVLVPLNYLDEESGTPSYKSVPVRLTLRSKEIRPLAGVR; from the coding sequence ATGACCAATAAAAGACGCGCGGTGCCCGGTGTTCACCCCTATGATGGCCCGGCAGGCGGGTGGGGCGCCCTGAAGGCCACGGCCATCGCTGTGCGTACCCAGATGGATGCTTTCGAAGCGCCCGCCACGCTGCTGCGAACTAACCAGCCGGATGGGTTTGACTGCCCGGGCTGCGCCTGGCCGGATAAAGAGCATAAATCCACTTTTCAGTTTTGCGAAAATGGCGCCAAAGCCGTGACCTGGGAAGCGACCACCAAACGGGTGACGCCCGCGTTCCTCGCGGCCAACACCGTGACCTCCCTGCTGGCGAAGAGCGATTTCGAACTGGAGGGCTATGGCCGCTTAACGCATCCTTTAGTCTACGACCGCGCCAGCGATACTCTGCGTCCGGTGGCGTGGGAGCAGGCCTTCTCCCGCATCGGCGAGATCCTTCGCGGCCTGCAGCCTGATGAGGTCGAGTTCTATACCTCTGGCCGGGCGTCCAATGAGGCAGCGTGGCTGTTCCAGCTGTACGCCCGCGAGTATGGCACCAACAACTTCCCCGACTGCTCCAACATGTGCCACGAATCCACCAGCGTGGGCCTGCCGCAGTCGATCGGGATTGGCAAAGGCACCGTCTCCCTCGACGATTTTGACCAGACCGAGCTGGTGATCTCCATCGGCCATAATCCGGGCACCAACCACCCACGGATGATGGGCACCCTGCATGAGCTTTCCCGCCGCGGCGTGCCGATTATCGTTTTCAATCCGCTGCGTGAGCGGGCGCTGGAGCGTTTTGCCGACCCGCAGAACGTGATGGAGATGGCGACCCGGCGCTCGACGCCGATCGCTTCGACCTACTACCAGGTGCGGGCCGGCGGCGACGCGGCGGCGCTGAAAGGGATCGCCAAAGCGCTGCTGCAGCTGGAGGAGGAGCAGGGCAATGTACTCGACCACGGGTTTATTACCCAGCATACCCAGGGATTCTCTGCCTTCGCCGAGGATCTGCATGCCACCCGCTGGCAGGATATCGAACAGGAGTCCGGCCTGACGCGCGAATCCCTGACCCAGGTCGCCGTGGCTTACGCCAAATCCAGGGCCACCATCGTCACCTACGGCATGGGTATTACCCAGCATAATAAAGGCACTTCCAACGTCCGTCTGATTGCCGACCTGCTGCTGATGCGCGGCAACATCGGCAAGCCGGGCGCTGGCATCTGTCCGCTGCGCGGCCACTCAAACGTGCAGGGAAACCGCACCGTCGGGATCAGTGAAAAACCCTCCGCGGCCTTCCTCGACAGCCTGCAGCGGGTGATGGGGATTACGCCGCCGCGGCATCATGGTCACGATGCGGTGAAGGCCCTGGAGGCCATGATCGCCGGCGACGCCAAAGCCCTGATTTGCCTCGGGGGCAACTTCGCTGTGGCGATGCCGGATCACGAACGCGCCTTCCCGGCGATGCGCGGCCTTGAGCTCAGCGTTCACGTCGGCACCAAGCTCAACCGCTCGCACCTGCTGACGGCGAAAGAGACCTTTATTCTGCCGTGTCTGGGCCGCACCGAGCTTGACCTGCAGGCCAGCGGCCGGCAGTCGATCACCGTCGAGGATTCGATGTCGATGGTGCATGCTTCCTCAGGCAAGCTTAAGCCCGCCTCGCCGACGCTGCGCTCGGAGCCGGCGATTGTCGCCGGTCTGGCGAAGGCCACTCTGCCGGCCAGCAAAGTGGACTGGCTGTATCTGGTGGAGGATTACGACCGCATTCGCGATCTGATCGAACAGACCATTCCGGGGTTCGAGGAGTATAACCAGCGTATTCGTCATCCCGGGGGCTTTCGCATGCCGCTACCGCCGACCGAGCGCATCTGGCCAACGGCCACCGGTAAAGCCATGTTCTCGGTCTTCAAAGGGGTGCATGAGAACGTGGTGGTGGAGGGCGAAGATGTGATGCGCCTGGTGACGCTGCGCAGTCATGATCAGTACAACACCACCATCTACGCGATGGATGACCGCTACCGCGGTGTTTTTGGCCGCCGCGACGTGCTGTTTATGAATGAACAGGACATGGCTGCCCAGGGGCTGGAACATGGCGATCGGGTAGATATTCATACCGCGCTGCCAGACAGCGAGCTGACGCTGGAAGATATCACGGTGGTAGCCTACGGCATCGCGCCCGGTACCGTCGGGGCCTATTATCCGGAAGCCAACGTGCTGGTGCCGCTGAACTATCTGGATGAAGAGAGCGGCACCCCTTCATATAAGTCGGTTCCCGTTCGTCTGACGCTGCGCTCGAAAGAGATCCGTCCGCTGGCCGGCGTACGCTAA
- the mrdA gene encoding penicillin-binding protein 2, giving the protein MPLLRDEIRDHSAEEMLFIRRAAIAFLLVVVCFGVLIVNLYHLQVEQHDFYQTRSNQNDIKMLPIAPSRGLIFDRNGIPLVQNITLYRLQVIPSKIPDMTALLQSLTPIVDLTPDDIASFRDDMHHNSRYKAVTLKSDLSDVEVARFAVNEFRFPGVTVESYQQREYPYGAELAHVVGYVSKINDNDLQRLAKDGEEENYAADHNIGKQGIEGYYEKALHGTTGYQEVEVDNHGRVVRLLKEVPPVAGKNLYLTLDLHLQQYIESVLKGQRAAVVVVDPRDGGVLAMVSSPSYDPNPFVKGIGYQAYKSLLDNPDRPLINRVTQGLYPPASTVKPYMALSALSAGVITPNTTFFGAPTWTLPGTQRRYRDWLKTGHGMLNVTKAIEESADTFFYQVAFEMGIDRIHEWLSKFGYGQSTGIDLNEEYAGVLPSREWKQRVHKKPWYQGDTISVGIGQGYWIATPIQMVKALTTLLNNGKVQDPHLLYSMKQGNHVERYQQPANLPQVGDPKSPYWGIVRNGMYGMANLPNGTGYKLFHTAPYQIAAKSGTSQVFSLKQNQTYNAKMIPVRLRDHIFYTLFAPYQHPKVAMALILENGGGDGVVAGPTARAILDHIFVPQQASSAAADVPQRDSADAQ; this is encoded by the coding sequence ATGCCCCTTTTGAGAGATGAAATTCGCGACCACTCCGCGGAAGAGATGCTGTTTATCCGCCGGGCCGCAATTGCTTTTCTGCTGGTGGTGGTCTGCTTTGGCGTGCTGATCGTCAACCTCTACCATCTGCAGGTGGAGCAGCATGATTTCTACCAGACCCGATCGAACCAGAACGACATTAAGATGCTGCCCATTGCCCCCAGCCGCGGGCTGATATTCGATCGCAATGGCATTCCGCTGGTGCAGAACATTACCCTGTATCGCCTGCAGGTGATCCCGAGCAAAATTCCCGATATGACCGCGCTGCTGCAAAGCCTGACGCCGATCGTCGACCTGACGCCGGATGACATCGCCAGCTTCCGCGACGATATGCACCACAACAGCCGCTATAAAGCGGTGACGCTGAAGTCCGACCTCAGCGACGTGGAGGTGGCGCGCTTCGCGGTTAACGAATTCCGTTTCCCCGGCGTGACGGTGGAGAGCTATCAGCAGCGCGAATACCCGTACGGCGCCGAGCTGGCGCACGTGGTGGGCTATGTGTCGAAAATTAACGACAACGACCTGCAGCGGCTGGCGAAAGACGGCGAAGAGGAGAACTATGCTGCCGACCACAATATCGGCAAGCAGGGGATCGAGGGCTATTACGAAAAAGCGCTCCACGGCACCACTGGTTATCAGGAAGTGGAGGTCGATAACCACGGCCGGGTGGTGCGTCTGCTGAAAGAGGTACCGCCGGTGGCCGGGAAAAACCTCTATCTGACCCTCGACCTGCACCTGCAGCAGTATATTGAGTCGGTGCTGAAGGGGCAGCGCGCGGCGGTGGTGGTGGTCGATCCCCGGGATGGCGGCGTGCTGGCGATGGTCTCCAGCCCCAGCTACGATCCTAATCCGTTCGTCAAAGGCATCGGCTATCAGGCCTATAAATCGCTGCTCGATAATCCGGACCGGCCGCTGATCAACCGTGTTACTCAGGGGCTGTATCCCCCGGCCTCGACGGTGAAGCCCTATATGGCGCTGTCGGCGCTCTCCGCAGGGGTCATCACCCCGAACACCACCTTCTTCGGCGCGCCGACGTGGACGCTGCCGGGCACGCAACGCCGCTACCGCGACTGGCTGAAGACCGGCCACGGGATGCTCAACGTGACCAAAGCCATCGAAGAGTCGGCTGACACCTTTTTCTATCAGGTCGCTTTCGAGATGGGCATTGACCGGATCCATGAGTGGCTGAGCAAGTTTGGTTACGGCCAGTCCACCGGCATCGACCTTAATGAGGAGTATGCCGGCGTACTGCCCAGCCGGGAGTGGAAACAGCGGGTGCATAAAAAGCCCTGGTATCAGGGGGACACCATCTCGGTCGGCATCGGCCAGGGGTACTGGATCGCCACGCCCATTCAGATGGTGAAGGCGCTCACCACCCTGCTGAATAATGGCAAGGTGCAGGATCCGCATCTGCTCTATTCGATGAAGCAGGGCAACCATGTGGAACGTTATCAGCAGCCGGCGAACCTGCCGCAGGTGGGCGATCCGAAATCGCCGTACTGGGGCATTGTGCGCAACGGCATGTATGGGATGGCGAATCTGCCCAACGGCACCGGCTACAAGCTGTTCCATACCGCGCCGTACCAGATCGCGGCGAAGTCCGGCACCTCGCAGGTGTTCAGCCTGAAGCAAAACCAGACCTATAACGCCAAAATGATCCCGGTGCGTCTGCGCGACCATATCTTCTATACCCTGTTTGCCCCTTATCAGCATCCGAAGGTGGCGATGGCGCTGATCCTGGAGAACGGCGGCGGGGATGGGGTGGTGGCCGGACCGACGGCGCGCGCCATTCTGGACCACATCTTTGTTCCGCAGCAGGCGTCATCCGCGGCGGCTGACGTGCCGCAGCGTGACAGCGCCGATGCCCAGTAA
- a CDS encoding LysE family translocator, with the protein MPEFASLMAFAAVALGLVLTPGPNMMYLTSRSICQGKRAGFISLAGVAVGFFFYMLCAAFGITALVFAVPYAYDALRLCGVAYLLYLAWQAIKPGGRPIFAVRDLPADSGRKLFLMGFLTSLANPKVAILYLSLLPQFITPGLGSVLSQSLILGCTQVIISVAVNGMIILLAGQVALFLGRRPGWQQFQRWLMATVLAGMAVKIAFEARK; encoded by the coding sequence ATGCCTGAATTCGCTTCATTAATGGCCTTTGCCGCGGTGGCGCTGGGGTTGGTGTTAACCCCAGGCCCCAACATGATGTATCTCACTTCGCGTTCGATTTGCCAGGGAAAACGCGCTGGCTTTATCTCCCTTGCCGGCGTGGCCGTGGGATTTTTCTTCTATATGTTGTGTGCCGCTTTCGGCATCACCGCGTTGGTTTTCGCGGTTCCATACGCCTACGATGCCTTGCGTTTATGCGGGGTCGCTTATTTGCTCTATCTGGCGTGGCAGGCGATCAAACCGGGAGGGCGGCCGATATTTGCGGTGCGCGACTTACCCGCGGACAGTGGGCGTAAGCTGTTTCTGATGGGATTCCTCACCAGCCTGGCGAACCCCAAAGTTGCCATCCTGTATCTGTCCCTGCTGCCGCAGTTTATCACTCCCGGACTCGGCAGCGTGCTCAGTCAGTCGTTAATATTAGGCTGTACCCAGGTGATCATCAGCGTGGCGGTGAACGGCATGATTATCTTGCTGGCCGGGCAGGTGGCGTTATTTCTTGGTCGGCGGCCGGGCTGGCAACAATTTCAACGCTGGCTGATGGCGACGGTACTGGCGGGAATGGCGGTTAAGATCGCTTTTGAGGCCAGAAAATAA
- a CDS encoding MFS transporter, with protein sequence MSTTQVLGGAPYASPGQPHASLTGRIDALPASFGLWSFITLLSLGGFFELYDLFQTGYISAGLLADGIFHTGQAGIFGIADQAAFASATFMGLFIGASLLAPLADRLGRRLTFMVALAWYGLFSLLMATQSSAEGVIFFRFLVGIGLGIELVTIDTYLSEWMPTHLRNKAFAFAFFIQFLSVPAVALMSWMLVPTTLFGLSGWRWVIIFGALFSLAIWFIRKKLPESARWLESKGRHDDAHAVMSEMEARCGVTPSPKHAHAAQSVVKRGTFREIWAPQYRQRTLMLMVMNFFQAIGFFGFGNWLPALLSGQGASITHSLLYAFFITLAYPLGCLFCTRFVHRFENKWQIVLSALMTVIFGTLFALQNSPILLVICGFMITWSNAWLTISYHAYQAEVFPTHIRARAVGFCYSFSRLSTAVTSILIGIILQYAGTPGVISFIVVSMLMVMLSVGIFGPRTRGIRLENI encoded by the coding sequence ATGTCTACCACCCAGGTTCTCGGCGGCGCGCCTTATGCCTCGCCAGGACAACCGCACGCCAGCTTAACCGGACGCATTGATGCGCTGCCCGCCTCCTTCGGTTTATGGTCGTTTATCACCCTGCTCTCCCTCGGTGGCTTCTTCGAGCTCTACGACCTGTTCCAGACCGGGTATATCAGCGCAGGGCTGCTGGCCGACGGGATTTTCCACACCGGGCAGGCGGGGATATTCGGGATTGCCGATCAGGCGGCTTTTGCCTCCGCCACCTTTATGGGGCTGTTTATTGGCGCCAGTCTGTTGGCGCCGCTGGCGGACAGGCTGGGGCGACGTCTGACGTTTATGGTGGCGCTCGCCTGGTACGGCCTCTTTTCGCTGCTGATGGCGACGCAGAGCAGCGCGGAAGGGGTGATCTTTTTCCGCTTTCTGGTGGGGATCGGCCTCGGTATTGAGCTGGTGACCATTGACACCTATCTCAGCGAATGGATGCCAACCCATCTGCGCAATAAAGCGTTTGCTTTCGCTTTCTTCATCCAGTTCCTGTCGGTTCCGGCGGTGGCGCTGATGTCCTGGATGCTGGTGCCAACCACCCTCTTCGGCCTCAGCGGCTGGCGCTGGGTGATCATCTTTGGCGCGCTGTTCTCGCTGGCGATCTGGTTTATCCGCAAAAAGCTGCCGGAGTCAGCGCGCTGGCTGGAAAGCAAAGGGCGGCATGATGACGCGCATGCGGTGATGAGTGAGATGGAAGCCCGCTGTGGCGTGACGCCGTCGCCGAAGCATGCGCATGCGGCACAGAGCGTCGTCAAACGCGGCACCTTCCGCGAAATCTGGGCGCCGCAGTATCGGCAGCGCACCCTGATGCTGATGGTGATGAACTTCTTCCAGGCGATCGGCTTCTTCGGCTTTGGCAACTGGCTGCCGGCGCTGCTCTCCGGTCAGGGGGCCAGCATCACTCACAGTCTGCTGTACGCCTTCTTTATCACCCTCGCCTATCCGCTGGGCTGCCTGTTCTGTACCCGCTTCGTGCATCGCTTTGAGAACAAATGGCAAATTGTCCTCTCCGCGCTGATGACTGTCATCTTCGGGACCCTGTTCGCCCTGCAAAACAGCCCGATTCTGCTGGTGATCTGCGGGTTTATGATCACCTGGTCCAACGCCTGGCTGACCATCAGCTACCACGCCTACCAGGCCGAGGTCTTCCCGACCCATATTCGCGCCCGCGCCGTCGGCTTCTGCTACTCGTTCAGCCGGCTCTCCACCGCGGTGACCAGCATCCTGATCGGCATTATTCTGCAATACGCCGGCACGCCGGGGGTGATTAGCTTTATCGTCGTCAGTATGCTGATGGTGATGCTGTCGGTAGGGATCTTCGGCCCCAGAACGCGGGGCATTCGACTGGAGAATATCTGA
- the katG gene encoding catalase/peroxidase HPI, translated as MSTSNDPSNNASAGKCPFHAETPKQSAGSGTGNRDWWPNQLRVDLLNQHSSRSNPLGEDFNYREEFKKLDYSALKADLRALLTDSQEWWPADWGSYIGLFIRMAWHGAGTYRTVDGRGGAGRGQQRFAPLNSWPDNVSLDKARRLLWPVKQKYGQKISWADLYMLAGNVALENAGFRTFGFGAGREDVWEPDLDVDWGDEKEWLAHRHPESLAKQAIGATEMGLIYVNPEGPNASGEPLSAAAAIRATFGNMAMDDEEIVALIAGGHTLGKTHGAAETSHVGAEPEAAPLEAQGLGWHSSYGSGAGADAITSGLEVVWTQTPTQWSNYFFENLFKYEWVQTRSPAGAIQFEAKDAPEIIPDPFNPGKKRKPTMLVTDLTLRFDPEFEKISRRFLNDPQAFNEAFARAWFKLTHRDMGPKSRYLGPEVPKEDLIWQDPLPAATHQPSAEDIASLKTAIAGAGLSVSELVSVAWASASTFRGGDKRGGANGARLALAPQKNWPVNAIASRVLPTLQAIQRASGKASLADIIVLAGVVGVEQAAAAAGVSVNVPFTPGRVDALPEQTDVESFDLLQPLADGFRNYRRIEGGVSTETLLIDKAQQLTLTAPEMTVLVGGLRVLGANYDGSKHGVFTDRVGVLSNDFFVNLLDMATVWKAADDHAELFTGSDRKTGEAKYSATRVDLVFGSNSVLRALAEVYACADGQQKLVHDFVAAWTKVMNLDRFDL; from the coding sequence ATGAGCACGTCAAACGACCCATCCAACAACGCATCCGCCGGAAAGTGCCCTTTCCACGCCGAGACGCCAAAACAGAGCGCCGGCAGCGGCACCGGCAACCGCGACTGGTGGCCTAACCAGCTGCGTGTCGATCTGCTGAACCAGCACTCCAGTCGTTCCAACCCGTTGGGTGAGGATTTTAACTACAGGGAAGAGTTTAAAAAGCTCGACTACTCCGCGCTGAAAGCTGACCTCAGAGCGTTGCTGACCGACTCGCAAGAGTGGTGGCCGGCAGACTGGGGTAGCTACATTGGCTTGTTTATTCGTATGGCCTGGCACGGCGCCGGCACCTACCGCACCGTTGACGGTCGCGGCGGCGCAGGCCGTGGGCAGCAGCGCTTTGCGCCGCTGAACTCCTGGCCAGACAACGTCAGTCTCGATAAAGCCCGTCGCCTGCTGTGGCCGGTAAAACAGAAATATGGCCAGAAAATCTCCTGGGCCGACCTTTACATGCTGGCGGGTAACGTCGCTCTGGAAAACGCCGGCTTCCGCACCTTTGGCTTTGGCGCCGGTCGTGAAGATGTTTGGGAACCGGATCTGGACGTCGACTGGGGCGATGAGAAAGAGTGGCTGGCCCACCGTCACCCGGAAAGCCTGGCGAAACAGGCCATCGGCGCCACCGAAATGGGGCTGATCTACGTCAACCCGGAAGGACCGAACGCCAGCGGCGAGCCGCTGTCCGCCGCGGCAGCCATTCGCGCCACCTTCGGCAATATGGCGATGGACGATGAAGAGATTGTCGCCCTGATCGCTGGCGGCCACACGCTGGGCAAAACCCACGGCGCCGCCGAAACCAGCCACGTCGGCGCCGAGCCGGAAGCCGCCCCACTGGAAGCGCAGGGTCTGGGCTGGCACTCCAGCTACGGCAGCGGCGCAGGTGCGGATGCCATCACCTCCGGTCTGGAAGTGGTCTGGACGCAGACGCCCACCCAGTGGAGCAACTACTTCTTCGAGAACCTGTTTAAATATGAATGGGTGCAGACCCGCAGCCCGGCTGGCGCTATCCAGTTCGAAGCCAAAGACGCCCCGGAAATTATCCCGGATCCGTTTAATCCGGGGAAAAAACGCAAACCGACCATGCTGGTCACCGACCTGACCCTGCGCTTCGACCCGGAGTTTGAAAAGATCTCCCGCCGCTTCCTCAACGATCCGCAGGCCTTTAACGAGGCGTTTGCCCGGGCGTGGTTCAAGCTGACCCACCGTGATATGGGGCCAAAATCCCGTTACCTCGGTCCGGAAGTGCCGAAAGAAGATCTGATTTGGCAGGATCCGCTGCCGGCAGCGACTCACCAGCCGAGCGCTGAGGATATCGCCAGTCTGAAAACCGCCATCGCCGGCGCCGGCCTGTCGGTGAGTGAGCTGGTTTCGGTCGCCTGGGCTTCCGCCTCCACCTTCCGCGGCGGCGATAAGCGCGGCGGCGCTAACGGCGCACGCCTGGCCCTCGCTCCGCAGAAAAACTGGCCGGTCAATGCTATCGCCAGCCGGGTGCTGCCGACTCTGCAGGCGATCCAGCGTGCCTCCGGCAAAGCGTCGTTAGCCGATATCATCGTGCTGGCTGGCGTGGTCGGCGTTGAGCAGGCGGCCGCTGCCGCCGGCGTCAGCGTTAACGTGCCGTTTACCCCAGGCCGCGTCGACGCCCTGCCTGAGCAGACCGACGTCGAGTCGTTTGACCTGCTGCAGCCGCTGGCGGATGGCTTCCGCAACTATCGCCGTATCGAAGGCGGTGTCTCGACGGAAACGCTGCTGATCGATAAAGCCCAGCAGCTCACGCTAACCGCCCCGGAAATGACAGTGCTGGTCGGTGGCTTGCGCGTACTGGGCGCGAACTACGACGGCAGCAAACACGGGGTGTTCACCGACCGCGTCGGCGTGCTCAGCAATGACTTCTTCGTCAACCTGCTGGATATGGCCACCGTCTGGAAAGCGGCCGATGACCACGCGGAGCTGTTTACCGGCAGCGACCGTAAAACCGGCGAGGCGAAGTACAGCGCCACCCGCGTGGATCTGGTGTTTGGTTCCAACTCTGTACTGCGCGCGCTGGCGGAAGTATACGCCTGCGCCGACGGGCAGCAGAAGCTGGTGCATGACTTCGTCGCCGCCTGGACTAAGGTGATGAATCTCGACCGCTTCGACCTGTAA